A single window of Nicotiana tomentosiformis chromosome 1, ASM39032v3, whole genome shotgun sequence DNA harbors:
- the LOC138907185 gene encoding uncharacterized protein: MNFEIVKVTHQVSAIVHSMDPKLEDPGTFTIPSIIESAKFAKALCDLGANCEVDYEVPIILGRPFLATGKALCDVEARELTYQVGDEKVVLHVCKSMRQPNDNAVCSFVDLVTDVIVDDTSATIKVGDMLEAVFLNFDDDEMDGFIKYVNSL, encoded by the exons atgaattttgagattgtcaaagtcactcatcaagtgagtgcgatTGTTCATTCAATggatcctaagttggaggatcctggTACTTTCACAATTCCTTCTATAATTGAAAGTGccaagtttgctaaagctctttgtgatcttggggcaa attgtgaagttgattatgaagtgccgatcattcttgggagacctttccttgctacgggtaaggctctttgtgatgtagaAGCCAGAGAACTCACTTAtcaggttggtgatgaaaaagtggtattacatgtgtgtaagtccatgcggcaaccaaatgaTAATgcggtgtgttcttttgtggacttagtgactgatgttattgttgatgatacaagtgctactATCAaggttggtgatatgttggaggccgttttcctcaattttgatgatgacgagatggatggtttCATAAAATATGTGAACTCTTTGTAA